In the Corynebacterium suedekumii genome, one interval contains:
- a CDS encoding NADPH-dependent FMN reductase codes for MKIGIIIGSIRDGRFGEGVGTWVAGAARQREGATYEVLDLKEFNVPLLTSATVPGAANKQYDDENITRWSRAVDACDGFVFITPEYNHGVPGAMKNAYDALGMEWHGKPVAFVSYGAAEGVRAVEQWRQIVGNFQQYDVRNQVSLSIFNDVDDNGFAPQERRAGELETMLGDLEGLIAQLAK; via the coding sequence ATGAAGATCGGCATCATCATCGGATCCATCCGCGACGGACGCTTCGGCGAAGGCGTCGGCACGTGGGTCGCCGGAGCCGCCCGGCAACGCGAAGGCGCCACCTACGAGGTCCTCGACCTCAAGGAGTTCAACGTCCCGCTGCTCACCTCCGCCACCGTCCCCGGCGCCGCCAACAAGCAGTACGACGACGAGAACATCACCCGCTGGTCCCGGGCCGTCGACGCCTGCGACGGCTTCGTCTTCATCACCCCCGAATACAACCACGGTGTGCCCGGTGCCATGAAGAACGCCTACGACGCCCTCGGCATGGAGTGGCACGGCAAGCCCGTCGCCTTCGTCTCCTACGGCGCCGCCGAGGGTGTCCGCGCCGTCGAGCAGTGGCGCCAGATCGTGGGCAACTTCCAGCAGTACGACGTCCGCAACCAGGTCTCCCTGTCCATCTTCAACGACGTCGATGACAACGGCTTCGCCCCGCAGGAGCGCCGCGCTGGTGAACTCGAGACGATGCTCGGTGATCTCGAGGGGCTCATCGCCCAGCTGGCGAAGTAA
- a CDS encoding MMPL family transporter translates to MASFLYRLGSLAYRKKWPFLAVWLVLLIGVGALAGAFAKAPSTTFTIPGLDSVTTMEKMQERFPDAEDATNAPTGNIVVQAPDGRTLTDPEVQAEVNEMLDEVRSAGVLENPETVVDPVLAAQGMQAQMVPELEAQGTPPEKIAADIAAVSPLSEDETTGVIGVTFDAESVMDISSEDMAAVTGVLDRYNDGDLTVVYNGNAFGAAATEISFTSEAIGLAVAAIVLLITFGSFVAAGMPLISAIIGVGIGILGVQLATAFSDDINEMTPVLASMIGLAVGIDYALFIVSRFRNELVQAAGGNDLEPKDLAERLRGMSVATRAHAMGMAVGTAGSAVIFAGLTVLIALAALSIINIPFLTAMALAAAATVAIAVLVALSFLPALVGLLGTRVFAARVPGVTAPDPEDETPTMGLRWVRRIRQRPVAHLVVGVVLLALLAIPAVNMRLAMPTDGTATPGTPPRIAHEITEDAFGPGRNAPMIALVDTAELPAEQRPAAVGTAVEQFLATDGITNAQIVATTEDLDTAQVLLTPDFGATNPRTSETLETLRADEADYAEQTGATYGITGVTPIFDDISDRLQDVLLPYIAIVLVLAFLVLLLVFRSIWVPLIAALGFGLSVAATFGVTVALFQEGWFGIIGDPQPLLSFLPIMLIGLVFGLAMDYQVFLVTRMREGWSRGKTAGNAAANGFKHGARVVTAAALIMISVFAAFMLQDMVFIKTMGFALAAAVFFDAFIVRMMIIPATMFLLDERAWWLPGWLDRILPKVDVEGEGIREYTADDSEVRAAAAAQSGSTAVSAR, encoded by the coding sequence ATGGCCTCATTCCTCTACCGTCTCGGCAGCCTCGCCTACCGCAAGAAATGGCCCTTCCTCGCGGTCTGGCTCGTGCTGCTCATCGGCGTCGGCGCGCTCGCGGGCGCCTTCGCCAAGGCCCCGTCCACCACGTTCACCATCCCCGGCCTCGACTCCGTCACCACCATGGAGAAGATGCAGGAGCGCTTCCCCGACGCCGAGGACGCCACCAACGCCCCCACCGGCAACATCGTCGTCCAGGCCCCCGACGGCCGGACGCTGACCGACCCGGAGGTGCAGGCCGAGGTCAACGAGATGCTCGATGAGGTCCGCAGCGCCGGTGTCCTGGAGAACCCGGAGACCGTCGTCGACCCGGTCCTCGCCGCCCAGGGCATGCAGGCCCAGATGGTGCCCGAGCTCGAGGCCCAGGGCACCCCGCCGGAGAAGATCGCCGCCGACATCGCCGCGGTCAGCCCGCTCAGCGAGGACGAGACCACCGGCGTCATCGGCGTCACCTTCGACGCCGAATCCGTCATGGACATCTCCAGCGAGGACATGGCCGCCGTCACCGGCGTCCTCGACCGCTACAACGACGGTGACCTCACCGTCGTCTACAACGGCAACGCCTTCGGCGCCGCCGCCACCGAGATCAGCTTCACCTCCGAGGCCATCGGCCTGGCCGTCGCCGCGATCGTCCTGCTCATCACCTTCGGCTCCTTCGTCGCCGCCGGCATGCCGCTGATCTCCGCGATCATCGGCGTGGGCATCGGCATCCTCGGTGTCCAGCTGGCCACCGCGTTCTCCGACGACATCAACGAGATGACCCCGGTCCTGGCCTCGATGATCGGTCTGGCGGTGGGCATCGACTACGCGCTGTTCATCGTCTCCCGCTTCCGCAACGAGCTGGTCCAGGCCGCGGGCGGCAATGATCTCGAACCGAAGGATCTCGCCGAGCGCCTCCGCGGCATGTCCGTGGCCACCCGCGCCCACGCCATGGGCATGGCCGTGGGCACCGCCGGCTCCGCCGTCATCTTCGCCGGCCTCACCGTGCTCATCGCACTCGCCGCGCTGTCCATCATCAACATCCCCTTCCTCACCGCCATGGCGCTGGCGGCCGCCGCCACCGTCGCCATCGCCGTCCTCGTGGCCCTGTCCTTCCTGCCCGCACTGGTGGGCCTGCTGGGCACCAGGGTCTTCGCCGCCCGCGTCCCGGGTGTCACGGCCCCGGACCCGGAGGACGAGACCCCGACCATGGGCCTGCGCTGGGTCCGCCGGATCCGTCAGCGCCCCGTCGCCCACCTCGTCGTCGGCGTCGTGCTGCTGGCCCTGCTGGCCATCCCGGCCGTCAACATGCGCCTGGCCATGCCCACCGACGGCACCGCCACCCCGGGAACCCCACCGCGCATCGCGCACGAGATCACCGAGGACGCCTTCGGCCCGGGCCGTAACGCCCCGATGATCGCGCTTGTCGACACCGCCGAACTCCCCGCCGAACAACGCCCCGCCGCCGTGGGCACCGCCGTCGAGCAGTTCCTGGCCACCGACGGCATCACCAACGCCCAGATCGTGGCCACCACCGAGGACCTCGACACCGCCCAGGTGCTCCTCACCCCGGACTTCGGTGCCACCAACCCGCGCACCTCCGAGACCCTGGAGACCCTGCGTGCGGATGAGGCCGACTACGCCGAGCAGACCGGGGCCACCTACGGCATCACCGGCGTCACCCCGATCTTCGACGACATCTCCGACCGGCTCCAGGATGTCCTCCTGCCCTACATCGCGATCGTCCTGGTCCTCGCGTTCCTCGTCCTGCTGCTGGTGTTCCGCTCCATCTGGGTCCCGCTCATCGCCGCCCTCGGCTTCGGCCTGTCCGTCGCCGCGACCTTCGGTGTCACCGTCGCCCTGTTCCAGGAGGGCTGGTTCGGCATCATCGGTGACCCGCAGCCGCTGCTGAGCTTCCTGCCCATCATGCTCATCGGCCTCGTCTTCGGCCTGGCCATGGACTACCAGGTCTTCCTGGTCACCCGCATGCGTGAGGGCTGGTCGCGCGGCAAGACCGCCGGCAACGCCGCCGCCAACGGCTTCAAGCACGGCGCCCGCGTGGTCACCGCCGCAGCACTGATCATGATCTCCGTGTTCGCCGCGTTCATGCTCCAGGACATGGTCTTCATCAAGACCATGGGCTTCGCCCTGGCCGCCGCCGTGTTCTTCGACGCCTTCATCGTCCGCATGATGATCATCCCCGCGACGATGTTCCTCCTCGACGAGCGCGCCTGGTGGCTGCCCGGCTGGCTCGACCGGATCCTGCCGAAGGTCGACGTCGAGGGTGAGGGCATCCGGGAGTACACCGCCGACGACTCCGAGGTCCGGGCCGCCGCAGCCGCCCAGTCCGGCTCCACCGCCGTCTCCGCCCGCTAG
- a CDS encoding SDR family NAD(P)-dependent oxidoreductase gives MTTSQTIVITGASDGIGAAAARRIRATLPDTDLVLVGRNPAKTQAVATEVDAPFHVADFSRLDEVRNLAAELLTLPRIDVLANNAGGIFDGPSRTVDGFELTWQVNYLAPYLLTNLLRQTLLDSRASVVGTSSIASVLFSRFDPTDPETFDAFSPNRAYGNAKLATNWFAKALHDRFHDRGLSTVAFHPGVIATNFGAESSGILHHAYNLAGDRMFTPAEQGGMNLAYFLTGVPGIHWESGEYYNDKRRPGIQRRAARDRDLIDSVFTETAEVLGVQW, from the coding sequence ATGACCACGTCACAGACCATCGTCATCACCGGCGCCTCCGACGGCATCGGCGCCGCGGCCGCCCGCCGCATCCGGGCCACCCTGCCCGACACCGACCTCGTCCTCGTCGGCCGTAACCCGGCCAAGACGCAAGCGGTCGCCACCGAGGTCGATGCGCCCTTCCATGTCGCCGACTTCTCCCGTCTCGATGAGGTCCGGAACCTCGCCGCCGAGCTGCTCACCCTCCCGCGTATCGACGTCCTCGCGAACAACGCCGGCGGCATCTTCGACGGGCCCTCCCGCACCGTCGACGGCTTCGAGCTGACCTGGCAGGTCAACTACCTCGCCCCGTATCTGCTCACGAACCTGCTGCGCCAGACCCTCCTGGATTCCCGCGCCTCGGTGGTCGGAACGTCGTCGATCGCGTCGGTCCTGTTCTCCAGGTTCGACCCGACCGATCCGGAGACGTTCGACGCCTTCTCCCCCAACCGTGCGTACGGCAACGCCAAACTCGCCACGAACTGGTTCGCCAAGGCCCTCCACGACCGGTTCCACGATCGGGGCCTGAGCACCGTCGCCTTCCACCCCGGTGTCATCGCCACGAACTTCGGAGCCGAATCCTCCGGGATCCTCCACCACGCCTACAACCTCGCCGGTGACCGGATGTTCACCCCGGCAGAACAGGGCGGGATGAACCTGGCCTACTTCCTCACCGGTGTCCCCGGGATCCACTGGGAGTCGGGTGAGTACTACAACGACAAACGCCGCCCGGGTATCCAGCGCCGGGCGGCTCGCGACCGCGACCTCATCGACTCGGTGTTCACCGAGACGGCCGAGGTACTCGGAGTTCAGTGGTGA
- the pth gene encoding aminoacyl-tRNA hydrolase, producing MLAADWIVVGLGNPGATYAATRHNVGYMAVDDLLADLGEVLEAVPGVPAHATQLRIADQDVLVLRSATFMNLSGEAVAPLAERLGVPAERIIVIHDELDLPAGTVRVKQGGNENGHNGLKSTSAKLGTRDYLRVRIGISRPPKGMPVPDYVLGPVDDGAELDRAIATAADAVELIVEQGLAKAQNVIHAR from the coding sequence ATGCTCGCCGCCGACTGGATCGTGGTCGGCCTGGGCAACCCTGGCGCGACGTACGCCGCCACCCGCCACAACGTCGGGTACATGGCCGTCGACGACCTCCTCGCCGACCTCGGTGAGGTCCTCGAGGCGGTCCCCGGCGTCCCTGCCCACGCCACCCAGCTGCGGATCGCCGACCAGGATGTCCTGGTCCTCCGGTCGGCGACCTTCATGAACCTCTCCGGTGAGGCCGTCGCCCCGCTCGCCGAGCGTCTCGGAGTTCCGGCGGAACGGATCATCGTCATCCACGACGAACTCGACCTGCCCGCCGGCACCGTCCGCGTCAAACAGGGCGGCAACGAGAACGGCCACAACGGCCTCAAGTCCACCAGCGCGAAGCTGGGCACCCGCGACTACCTGCGCGTGCGGATCGGGATCTCCCGCCCGCCGAAGGGCATGCCCGTCCCCGACTACGTCCTCGGCCCCGTCGACGACGGCGCCGAACTCGACCGGGCAATCGCCACCGCGGCCGACGCAGTCGAGCTCATCGTCGAGCAGGGCCTGGCGAAGGCCCAGAACGTCATCCACGCCCGCTGA
- a CDS encoding glyceraldehyde-3-phosphate dehydrogenase yields MLPLIGRLHRNNDVVVSIFGRLLVGATDIDIIKAHRYARRVADREMPLAQTLPVLKELGEMNLGTASIDVGRLATGFEKSGGTDLRAYLEEELAEVVGTHSETYPTDVVLYGFGRIGRLLARILIKREATYGGVRLRAVVVRKNGEDDLVKRASLLRRDSVHGAFDGTITVDKDNDVIWANGTKIQVIYSNSPAEVDYTAYGINDAVVVDNTGRWRDREGLSQHLESKGVARVVLTAPGKGDLLNVVYGINHDKITDDEKIITAASCTTNGITPVLKVLNDRYGVQHGHVETVHSFTNDQNLIDNFHKGSRRGRAAGLNMVLTETGAAKAVSKALPEFEGKLTGNAIRVPTPDVSMAVLNLTLDTEVDRDEVNNFLRKVSLHSNLRQQISYIHSPEVVSTDFVGTTHAGIVDGLATIASGNHLVVYVWYDNEFGYSNQVIRIVEEVAGARPQIYPRRLESTELK; encoded by the coding sequence ATGCTGCCGCTGATCGGCAGGCTCCACCGCAACAACGACGTCGTCGTCTCCATCTTCGGCCGACTGCTCGTCGGTGCGACCGACATCGACATCATCAAGGCCCACCGCTACGCCCGCCGCGTGGCGGACCGGGAGATGCCGCTGGCCCAGACCCTGCCCGTGCTCAAAGAGCTGGGGGAGATGAACCTCGGCACCGCCTCCATCGACGTGGGCCGACTGGCCACCGGTTTCGAGAAGTCCGGCGGCACCGACCTGCGCGCCTACCTCGAGGAGGAGCTCGCCGAGGTCGTGGGCACCCACTCGGAGACCTACCCCACCGACGTCGTCCTCTACGGCTTCGGCCGCATCGGCCGCCTGCTGGCGCGGATCCTCATCAAGCGTGAGGCCACCTACGGCGGTGTCCGCCTGCGGGCCGTCGTGGTCCGCAAGAACGGCGAGGACGACCTGGTCAAGCGGGCCTCCCTCCTGCGCCGCGACTCCGTCCACGGCGCCTTCGACGGCACCATCACCGTGGACAAGGACAACGACGTGATCTGGGCCAACGGCACCAAGATCCAGGTGATCTACTCCAACTCCCCGGCCGAGGTCGACTACACCGCCTACGGCATCAACGACGCCGTCGTCGTGGACAACACCGGCCGCTGGCGTGACCGCGAGGGCCTGTCCCAGCACCTCGAGTCGAAGGGTGTCGCCCGTGTCGTGCTCACCGCGCCGGGCAAGGGTGACCTGCTCAACGTGGTCTACGGCATCAACCACGACAAGATCACCGACGACGAGAAGATCATCACCGCCGCCTCCTGCACCACCAACGGCATCACCCCGGTGCTCAAGGTCCTCAATGACCGTTACGGTGTCCAGCACGGCCACGTGGAGACTGTCCACTCGTTCACCAACGACCAGAACCTCATCGACAACTTCCACAAGGGCTCCCGACGCGGCCGCGCCGCCGGCCTCAACATGGTCCTCACCGAGACCGGTGCCGCCAAGGCAGTCTCTAAGGCCCTGCCCGAGTTCGAGGGCAAGCTCACCGGCAACGCCATCCGCGTCCCCACCCCGGACGTCTCCATGGCCGTGCTCAACCTCACCCTGGACACCGAGGTCGACCGCGACGAGGTGAACAACTTCCTGCGCAAGGTCTCCCTCCACTCCAACCTGCGCCAGCAGATCAGCTACATCCACTCCCCGGAGGTCGTCTCCACCGACTTCGTCGGCACCACCCACGCCGGCATCGTCGACGGCCTGGCCACCATCGCCTCCGGCAACCACCTCGTGGTCTACGTCTGGTACGACAACGAGTTCGGTTACTCCAACCAGGTCATCCGCATCGTCGAGGAGGTCGCCGGCGCCCGCCCGCAGATCTACCCGCGCCGCCTGGAGTCCACCGAGCTGAAGTAG
- a CDS encoding peptide chain release factor 3, with translation MSTTASTTAEASRRRTFAVIAHPDAGKSTLTEALALHAHIINEAGAVHGKGGRKSTVSDWMDMEKDRGISIASSALQFEYAPEGHEGEPYMINLVDTPGHSDFSEDTYRVLTAVDAAVMLIDAAKGLEPQTLKLFRVCKARGLPIVTVINKWDRVGREPLELVDEIVDEIGLQPTPLFWPVGIAGDFRGLARVGEEGEVEEYIHFTRTAGGSTIAPEEIYSPDQALAKEEDNWETAVEEAELLAADGALHDQELFEQCVTSPLIFASAMLNFGVHQILDTLCAIAPSPRERESDPKVVAASTTAIDEVREIDDPFSGVVFKVQAGMDRNHRDTLAFMRVVSGEFDRGMQVTHAQSGRSFSTKYALTVFGRTRETVESAFPGDIVGLVNAGSLAPGDTIYAGRKVQFPPMPQFAPEHFRTLRAKSLGKYKQFRKALEQLDSEGVVQILRNDARGEANPVMAAVGPMQFEVMQARMENEYNVETITEPVPYSVARKTDAASAQALGHQRGVEVFTRTDGELIALFGDKWKLAFVEKEHPELTMEPLVAD, from the coding sequence ATGAGCACCACCGCCAGCACCACCGCCGAGGCCTCACGCCGCCGCACGTTCGCCGTCATCGCCCACCCGGATGCGGGTAAGTCCACGCTGACGGAGGCGTTGGCGCTGCACGCGCACATCATCAACGAGGCCGGTGCCGTCCACGGCAAGGGTGGCCGGAAGTCGACGGTGTCGGACTGGATGGACATGGAGAAGGACCGCGGCATCTCCATCGCGTCGTCGGCGCTGCAGTTCGAGTATGCACCGGAGGGGCATGAGGGCGAGCCGTACATGATCAACCTGGTGGACACGCCGGGTCACTCGGACTTCTCGGAGGACACCTACCGCGTGCTCACCGCCGTTGATGCGGCTGTCATGCTCATTGACGCTGCGAAGGGCCTCGAGCCGCAGACGCTCAAGCTGTTCCGGGTGTGTAAGGCGCGGGGCCTGCCGATCGTCACGGTGATCAACAAGTGGGACCGGGTGGGCCGGGAGCCGCTGGAGCTGGTGGATGAGATCGTCGACGAGATCGGCCTGCAGCCGACGCCGTTGTTCTGGCCGGTCGGTATCGCGGGTGATTTCCGGGGGCTGGCCAGGGTCGGTGAGGAGGGTGAGGTCGAGGAGTACATCCACTTCACCCGTACCGCCGGTGGTTCGACGATCGCGCCGGAGGAGATCTACTCCCCTGACCAGGCGCTGGCCAAGGAGGAGGACAACTGGGAGACGGCCGTGGAGGAGGCGGAGCTGCTCGCCGCGGACGGTGCCCTGCACGACCAGGAGCTGTTCGAGCAGTGCGTGACCTCCCCGCTGATCTTCGCCTCGGCGATGCTCAACTTCGGTGTCCACCAGATCCTGGACACCCTGTGTGCGATCGCGCCCTCCCCGCGTGAGCGGGAGAGCGACCCGAAGGTCGTGGCGGCCTCGACCACCGCGATCGACGAGGTCCGGGAGATCGACGATCCCTTCTCCGGGGTGGTGTTCAAGGTGCAGGCGGGCATGGACCGCAACCACCGGGACACCCTGGCGTTCATGCGGGTGGTCTCCGGCGAGTTCGACCGTGGCATGCAGGTCACGCATGCGCAGTCGGGGCGGTCCTTCTCCACGAAGTACGCGCTGACGGTGTTCGGCCGGACGCGGGAGACGGTGGAGTCGGCGTTCCCGGGTGACATCGTCGGTCTGGTCAACGCCGGTTCCCTGGCCCCGGGCGACACGATCTACGCGGGCCGGAAGGTGCAGTTCCCGCCGATGCCGCAGTTCGCGCCGGAGCATTTTCGCACGTTGCGGGCGAAGTCGCTGGGCAAGTACAAGCAGTTCCGCAAGGCGCTGGAGCAGCTCGATTCCGAGGGCGTGGTGCAGATCCTGCGCAATGATGCCCGCGGCGAGGCCAACCCGGTGATGGCGGCGGTCGGCCCCATGCAGTTCGAGGTCATGCAGGCCCGCATGGAGAACGAGTACAACGTGGAGACCATCACCGAGCCGGTCCCCTACTCCGTGGCCCGCAAGACCGATGCCGCCTCCGCGCAGGCCCTCGGACACCAGCGTGGCGTGGAGGTGTTCACCCGCACCGACGGTGAGCTCATCGCTCTGTTCGGCGACAAGTGGAAGCTGGCGTTCGTGGAGAAGGAGCACCCGGAGCTGACGATGGAACCGCTGGTGGCGGACTAG
- a CDS encoding nitronate monooxygenase yields MRIPPVIVAPMAGGPSTPELVNAAARAGSLGFLAPGPAPASTLRGWLSEVDGPYAVNLFTRQRPFASLDDVARVTAELAPGEPVPDVDLSYDFDAKFAAVLETEHPPLVVSATFGPFTREEIDALHERGIDAWITVTTPEDAVTAAALGADALVVQGPDAGGHRSTWSVEEEPDERLLPELVRAIGEVGVALPLVAAGGIRDAADVEATLALPGVVAVSCGSAFLLADEAGTSGFNRELLRAGGESVASRAFSGRVARGLATEFTRDHPDIPPTYPYLAPLLAPLRQGDPAGHAYCLVGTGVEKLRGGSAASILRTLAPHQH; encoded by the coding sequence ATGAGGATCCCACCTGTCATCGTCGCTCCCATGGCGGGAGGCCCGTCCACACCCGAGCTGGTCAACGCGGCCGCCCGCGCCGGTTCGCTCGGGTTTCTCGCCCCCGGCCCCGCGCCCGCGTCCACCCTCCGCGGGTGGTTGTCGGAGGTGGACGGCCCGTACGCCGTCAATCTGTTCACCCGGCAGCGTCCCTTCGCCTCGCTTGACGACGTCGCCCGGGTCACCGCCGAGCTCGCCCCCGGCGAGCCCGTCCCCGACGTGGACCTGAGCTACGACTTCGACGCGAAGTTCGCGGCGGTCCTCGAGACGGAGCATCCGCCGCTGGTCGTCTCCGCCACCTTCGGCCCGTTCACCCGCGAGGAGATCGACGCGCTGCATGAGCGGGGAATCGACGCCTGGATCACCGTCACCACCCCGGAGGACGCCGTGACCGCCGCTGCTCTCGGGGCCGACGCGCTCGTGGTGCAGGGGCCGGACGCCGGTGGACACCGTTCGACGTGGTCGGTGGAGGAGGAACCCGACGAGCGGCTGCTGCCGGAGCTGGTCCGCGCGATCGGTGAGGTCGGGGTCGCCCTCCCGCTCGTCGCCGCCGGCGGGATCCGGGACGCCGCGGACGTCGAGGCCACTCTCGCGCTGCCCGGCGTGGTGGCGGTCTCCTGCGGCTCGGCCTTCCTGCTCGCCGATGAGGCCGGGACCTCCGGGTTCAACCGGGAGCTGCTTCGGGCCGGTGGGGAGTCGGTGGCCAGCCGTGCCTTCTCCGGTCGGGTGGCCCGCGGCCTGGCCACCGAGTTCACCCGCGACCACCCGGACATACCCCCGACGTACCCCTATCTTGCGCCGTTGTTGGCGCCGCTGCGGCAGGGCGATCCAGCAGGTCATGCCTACTGTCTGGTGGGGACGGGCGTCGAGAAGCTGCGGGGCGGATCGGCGGCGTCCATTCTGCGAACATTGGCCCCTCACCAGCACTAA
- a CDS encoding glycosyltransferase family 4 protein, with translation MRITLFTEVFLPKIDGVVTRVTRTLDQLAELGHEVQVIAPRYGADDPDSYAGSDVIRVPSLAFPAYPEVRYGFGHRGVDKQVRAFAPDVIHAVNPVWLAGYGVLASRRLRVPLVASFHTNVPEYTTELGIGWLRAPAQRAISFLHSRAAVNLCTSGPMVDKARGLGMPNVRLWPKAVDTVSYHPSRRTTRMRELLSDGDPAAPLVVYIGRISPEKNLALLGEVMPVLRERVPGARLALVGSGPGVDDLRSRLDPAWSTFTGYLSGADLAAAFASGDVFVFPSHTETLGLVALESMASGVPVVGARAGGIPFVIDDHETGILVDADASPGDWAGRLAEVLTDPSLRERLSTAGRAEAERHSWRESTLGLVRAYEDAIMMHP, from the coding sequence ATGCGGATCACCCTGTTCACCGAGGTCTTCCTCCCGAAGATCGACGGGGTGGTCACCCGCGTGACCCGAACCCTCGACCAGCTCGCCGAGCTGGGCCACGAGGTGCAGGTCATCGCCCCGCGCTACGGTGCGGATGACCCCGACAGCTACGCCGGGTCCGACGTCATCCGGGTCCCCTCGCTGGCGTTTCCCGCCTACCCGGAGGTGCGCTACGGTTTCGGCCACCGCGGCGTCGATAAGCAGGTGCGTGCCTTCGCCCCCGACGTCATCCACGCCGTCAACCCGGTGTGGCTCGCCGGGTACGGCGTCCTCGCTTCTCGACGCCTCCGCGTCCCCCTCGTCGCCAGCTTCCACACGAACGTGCCGGAGTACACCACCGAACTCGGCATCGGGTGGCTGCGGGCGCCGGCGCAACGGGCGATCTCCTTCCTCCACTCCCGCGCCGCGGTCAACCTGTGCACCTCCGGCCCGATGGTGGACAAGGCCCGTGGGCTGGGCATGCCGAACGTGCGGCTGTGGCCGAAGGCGGTGGACACCGTCAGCTACCATCCCTCGCGACGCACCACCCGGATGCGGGAACTACTGAGCGACGGCGATCCGGCCGCCCCGCTCGTGGTCTACATCGGGCGGATCAGCCCGGAGAAGAACCTCGCCCTGCTCGGTGAGGTGATGCCGGTGCTGCGTGAGCGGGTGCCCGGCGCGCGTCTGGCTCTCGTCGGTTCCGGTCCGGGCGTCGATGACCTGCGGTCACGCCTCGACCCGGCATGGTCGACCTTCACCGGTTACCTCTCGGGCGCTGACCTGGCGGCCGCCTTCGCCAGTGGGGACGTGTTCGTCTTCCCCTCCCACACCGAGACCCTCGGCCTGGTGGCGCTGGAGTCGATGGCCTCCGGGGTGCCGGTGGTGGGTGCCCGGGCGGGTGGTATCCCCTTCGTCATCGACGATCACGAGACCGGGATCCTCGTCGACGCGGACGCTTCCCCCGGTGACTGGGCCGGGCGGTTGGCCGAGGTGCTCACCGACCCGTCCCTGCGAGAGCGGTTGTCGACGGCGGGACGGGCGGAGGCCGAACGTCACTCCTGGCGGGAATCCACCCTCGGCCTGGTCCGGGCGTATGAGGACGCGATCATGATGCACCCGTAG
- a CDS encoding NAD-dependent epimerase/dehydratase family protein: MKIAILGGDGFCGWPASLHLSDLGHDVVIVDNLSRRAIDTELGAESLTPIRSITERIDAWAEVSGRTIGFHHIDIAQDYDALLDLLTYGEIDAVVHFAEQRAAPYSMKNSRNKRYTVDNNINATHNLLAAIVESGRDIHVAHLGTMGAYGYGTAGMKIPEGYLDIEVPTDSGERVGQEILYPSNPGSIYHMTKVLDQHLFAYYAKNDSLRITDLHQGIIWGTNTEQTARDERLINRFDYDGDYGTVLNRFLMQSAVGYPLTVHGTGGQTRAFIHITDMVRCIQLALENPPAAGDRVKIFNQMTETHRVRDLARLIAEVSGATVEMVPNPRKESAENELHVVNDAFLDLGLEPTTLSEGLLHEVEDIARRYADRADLSKIPATSLWTKEQAAGAPLTVG, encoded by the coding sequence ATGAAGATTGCGATTCTCGGCGGCGACGGTTTCTGTGGCTGGCCCGCTTCCCTGCACCTGTCGGATCTCGGGCACGATGTGGTCATCGTGGACAATCTCTCCCGACGGGCCATCGACACGGAACTCGGTGCCGAATCCCTCACCCCGATCCGCAGCATCACCGAACGCATTGATGCGTGGGCCGAGGTCTCGGGCCGGACCATCGGTTTCCACCACATCGACATCGCGCAGGACTATGACGCCCTGCTGGATCTGCTCACCTACGGGGAGATCGACGCGGTCGTCCATTTCGCGGAGCAGCGGGCCGCCCCGTACTCGATGAAGAACTCGCGCAACAAGCGTTACACGGTGGACAACAACATCAACGCCACCCACAACCTGCTGGCCGCGATCGTGGAGAGTGGCCGGGACATCCACGTCGCGCATCTGGGCACCATGGGTGCGTACGGCTACGGCACCGCGGGCATGAAGATCCCGGAGGGTTACCTCGACATCGAGGTGCCCACCGATTCCGGTGAGCGCGTCGGCCAGGAGATCCTCTACCCCTCCAACCCGGGGTCGATCTACCACATGACCAAGGTGCTGGATCAGCATCTGTTCGCCTACTACGCCAAGAACGACTCCCTGCGGATCACCGATCTGCACCAGGGCATCATCTGGGGCACGAACACGGAGCAGACGGCCCGCGATGAGCGGCTGATCAACCGTTTCGACTACGACGGCGACTACGGCACCGTGCTCAACCGGTTCCTCATGCAGTCGGCGGTGGGTTACCCGCTCACCGTTCACGGCACCGGTGGGCAGACCCGCGCGTTCATCCACATCACCGACATGGTCCGTTGCATCCAGCTCGCCCTGGAGAACCCGCCGGCCGCGGGTGACCGGGTGAAGATCTTCAACCAGATGACCGAGACCCACCGGGTCCGTGACCTGGCCCGTCTCATCGCCGAGGTCTCCGGCGCCACCGTCGAGATGGTGCCCAACCCGCGTAAGGAGTCCGCGGAGAACGAGCTCCACGTGGTCAACGACGCCTTCCTTGATCTGGGTCTGGAGCCGACCACCCTGTCTGAGGGGCTGCTGCACGAGGTCGAGGACATCGCGCGCCGCTACGCCGACCGGGCGGACCTGTCGAAGATCCCCGCCACCTCGCTGTGGACGAAGGAGCAGGCCGCGGGCGCACCCCTGACCGTCGGCTGA